Part of the Tenacibaculum sp. SZ-18 genome, AAGTGGATGAAAGCATATTGTTCTTCCCCTTGAATCATAAATAAACCGAAAAGTCGATACTCCAATTCAGCAAACTCTTTGTATGTATTTTTAGCTTTTATTAAAACTTTTATCGAGTTTTTAAATTCACCTAAATAAATTAGTACATCAGCTAAGGCTAAATAAACTTCAATATCAACATCTCCGAGTTCAATGCACGTTTGAAACGCTTTTACAGTTTCGTCAAAAAAATTGAGCTTACTATTTATTTCGGCATACTTTCTCCAATATATTATGTTTGAATCATCAATTTGCAAAGCCTTGTTTATATAATATAAAGCCTTATTATAATTGTCTGCTTCACAATATAAATTGATAAGTAATAACCAAGCCTTATCTAATAATGGATCCTCATATACCGCTTTTTTATAAAATTCAATAGCAGTTCCAGGAGCTTCTAGATTTTCATAACACTCACCTATTCTAACATAAGCAAATGCAGTCGGATCATCTAACTCTAGTGTAATAAGATAATTTTCAATTGCTTTTTCAAAATGACCTAATTGTTCAAGTGATTTTGCTTTTTCAAGATATCCGCCAATAAAAGTTTCATCTATAATTACAGCATAATCAAAAGCTTTTAAGGCATTTTCATAATCTTCAAGTTCAAAATATTGTTTTCCTAATTGATGCCAGGCAACTTCGCTGTAGGGATTCTTATCTATATATTTTCTTAAAAACGTAATGGACTGCTCAAAATCTTCTTGCATTTCATAACAATAAACAATGTTGTAAAGAGAAGAATAATCCTCAAAGTCTACCTCTATACATTTTACGAAATTTAGTCTTGCATTATCAAAATCGTCTAAATACAAGTACTCCATTCCAATCATCGCCCACACATCGATAGGATCCTCCACATAATCTAACGATTGTTTTAAAACATCAATAGCTTCTTGATGCTTTTTATATTTTGATAAGATAACTGCTTTTTGAAAAAAAACTTCGTCGTTATGAGGTTCTACTGCCTCTATCTGATTTATCAATTTAACTGCGTCCTCAAAATTATCATCAAAAATAAATACTTCAACTTTTAATAATTTAAGAGCAATTGAATGTGGATGTTGGTCTAATCCTAAATGAATAGCTTTCTTAGCTAATGTATGTTTCCCTATATTTAAATAATGCTGAACAATCTCCTCAAATTCCGTAGCATCAAAAAAATACACATCATTAGTTTTTAACATTGATTCAAATCTTGATAAAGACATAAGATGCAATTTTGAATTACTTACATAAATCTACTACAAGAAGGACGGTTTTACACATGAAAGCCGTTTAGTTTTCAACAATTTAATTAACAAAAAAAAAACATTTATACCTAACTAAATCATTCAGAAGCATTTGTTGTCATTCAATTTGATATGCTATATTATTTTTTTATATTTGAATGAGTTGAAATACAAATTAACCAAATAATAAAAATTATGAGCAAATTCGACGAAAAAGTAGAGCTGTATACAAAATTTATGAACGATAAAGGTTTAAGTTTTGATGCAGATTTATTAGCTGCAGTGACTAAAGGCTTAGGACCTTCGATTTACAAAAAAGATGCTGAAACGGTTTCAGGCACAGATCCAAAAGAACTTGAAACGGTTAAGAAAAACTTCTTAATTAAAAAGTTAGGTTTAGAAGATGGTCCAAACTTAGATGAAGGTATCGCTGAGGTAATTGAACAAATCGGCAAATCTGAAAGAAATAAGTATCGTGCTGCTGTTTACTATCTTTTAACTAAAAAGTTCGGTAAAGAATCTGTTTACGGAATGTAATTTCTGACTGAAATAAATTTTATAAAACCTGTATTGTTTTCAATACAGGTTTTATATTTTTGTTTTAACAAACATCGTTAAATTACTTTATGCATCAATTTATTAGTGTCTTTGACATGTTAAAGATTGGGGTTGGTCCGTCAAGTTCTCACACATTAGGACCATGGAGAGCTGCTCAAAACTGGATTCTAAATTTAGAGTCTAAAAATCTATTAGAAAATGTAGCTTCAATAAAAGTCGATTTATATGGATCTTTATCACTAACGGGTAAAGGACATGCTACAGATTTAGCAGTAGCTTTAGGATTAAGTGGAACAGATCCTGAATTCATACCAATAAACGAAATTAATACTCATATTGAAAACATAAAGCTTCGAAATAAATTACACTTTAATGCAATTAGAGAAATTGATTTTTCAATGGATCAAATTGTTTTTAATAGAGAGTTTTTACAATTTCACGCAAACGGATTAACCTTTAGAGGATTCAACACTAACAATGATGAGATCTCAACTGAAACATATTACTCTATCGGAGGTGGTTTTGTAATTCAAGAAGGTGTAGAAAATTTAATAGAAAATGTAGAAAATAAAATTACATTTCCATATCCTGTAAACAAAGCCATAGATTTAGATAAATACTGTAAAGAAAAAGGTGAAAATATTTCTGATATTGTACTTGCCAACGAAATGATTTTAGCTAAAGAGGAAGTAATCTACAAAAAGTTAGATAATATCTGGAATACCATGCTAGAATGCATGTATATTGGGTGTCATACAGAAGGAATTTTACCTGG contains:
- a CDS encoding DUF2853 family protein — encoded protein: MSKFDEKVELYTKFMNDKGLSFDADLLAAVTKGLGPSIYKKDAETVSGTDPKELETVKKNFLIKKLGLEDGPNLDEGIAEVIEQIGKSERNKYRAAVYYLLTKKFGKESVYGM
- a CDS encoding tetratricopeptide repeat protein, with the translated sequence MSLSRFESMLKTNDVYFFDATEFEEIVQHYLNIGKHTLAKKAIHLGLDQHPHSIALKLLKVEVFIFDDNFEDAVKLINQIEAVEPHNDEVFFQKAVILSKYKKHQEAIDVLKQSLDYVEDPIDVWAMIGMEYLYLDDFDNARLNFVKCIEVDFEDYSSLYNIVYCYEMQEDFEQSITFLRKYIDKNPYSEVAWHQLGKQYFELEDYENALKAFDYAVIIDETFIGGYLEKAKSLEQLGHFEKAIENYLITLELDDPTAFAYVRIGECYENLEAPGTAIEFYKKAVYEDPLLDKAWLLLINLYCEADNYNKALYYINKALQIDDSNIIYWRKYAEINSKLNFFDETVKAFQTCIELGDVDIEVYLALADVLIYLGEFKNSIKVLIKAKNTYKEFAELEYRLFGLFMIQGEEQYAFIHLKNALCIDCEGLSLIEDLFPSVTENEKVQRIISQFLCN